The following coding sequences are from one Bacteroidota bacterium window:
- the nosZ gene encoding Sec-dependent nitrous-oxide reductase, with protein sequence MKNFFKIAAVTGIFAAVGLQSCKPKDTANAVSGDSGIKSYVAPGKYDEVYNFVSGGFSGQMSVYGLPSGRLLRVIPVFSNDPEKGWGYSEETKPMLNTSHGMVPWDDLHHVQLSKTNGEADGRWVFGNANNTPRVARIDLTTFRTAEIIELPNSGGNHSSPFITENTEYVVAGTRFSVPMDDANGDVGIDTYKENFKGTLSFISVGKEDGKMDIAFQIQCPGVNFDLSRAGKGVSHGWFFFSCYNTEQANTLLEVNASQKDKDFVMAVNWKKAEEYLKAGKGRKQAVRYAHNTYSEKTHTATSEIKTEVIVLDSKELKDICYFIPCPKSPHGCDVSPTGEYIVASGKLAAVIPVFSYDKMLKAIAAKSFDGEFEGIPVIKYESALYGEVKKPGLGPLHTEFDDNGNAYTSMFVSSEVVKWNIKDLKVIDRQPTFYSIGHLCVVGGDTKKPTGKYLIAYNKITKDRYLPTGPELSQSAQLFDISGEKMKLILDFPTIGEPHYAQAVLASVIKDKSVKMFKIEENAHPYVAKGEKESKVVREGNKVHVYMTAIRSHLTPDNIEGIRMGDEVYFHVTNLEQDWDVPHGFAIKGADNAELLIMPGETQTLKWTPTKVGISPMYCTDFCSALHQEMTGYVRVSPAGSNVPLKFGTGVTKPEVAAASK encoded by the coding sequence ATGAAAAATTTTTTCAAAATAGCAGCAGTAACAGGTATATTTGCCGCTGTCGGGTTGCAATCATGTAAACCAAAAGATACAGCTAATGCCGTAAGTGGTGATTCAGGAATAAAGTCCTATGTTGCTCCAGGGAAATACGATGAAGTGTACAACTTTGTAAGTGGTGGTTTTAGTGGACAAATGAGTGTTTACGGATTACCATCTGGTCGTTTATTAAGAGTAATTCCTGTTTTTTCAAATGATCCTGAAAAGGGATGGGGATATAGTGAAGAAACAAAACCAATGTTAAATACCTCTCATGGTATGGTTCCTTGGGATGATTTACATCACGTTCAACTTTCCAAAACAAATGGTGAAGCTGATGGGCGTTGGGTATTTGGGAATGCAAATAACACGCCTCGCGTTGCTCGTATTGATTTAACTACTTTTCGTACAGCGGAAATTATTGAATTACCAAATAGTGGAGGAAATCACTCGTCACCATTTATTACTGAAAATACAGAATATGTAGTAGCTGGAACTCGTTTTAGCGTTCCAATGGATGATGCTAATGGAGATGTAGGAATTGATACATACAAAGAAAACTTTAAAGGAACATTAAGTTTTATTAGTGTAGGAAAAGAAGATGGTAAAATGGATATTGCATTTCAAATTCAGTGTCCAGGCGTTAACTTCGATTTAAGTCGTGCAGGGAAAGGTGTTTCACATGGTTGGTTTTTCTTTTCTTGCTATAATACAGAGCAAGCAAATACGTTGTTAGAAGTTAATGCTTCTCAAAAAGATAAGGATTTTGTAATGGCTGTAAACTGGAAAAAAGCTGAAGAGTATTTAAAAGCAGGAAAAGGAAGAAAACAGGCTGTTAGATATGCACATAATACATATAGTGAAAAAACGCACACTGCAACTTCAGAAATTAAAACAGAAGTTATTGTACTAGATTCTAAAGAATTAAAAGACATTTGTTATTTCATTCCGTGTCCTAAATCACCGCATGGTTGTGACGTTTCTCCTACTGGAGAATATATTGTTGCAAGTGGTAAATTAGCGGCTGTTATTCCAGTGTTTAGTTATGATAAAATGTTGAAAGCAATTGCTGCAAAAAGTTTTGATGGCGAATTCGAAGGAATTCCAGTTATTAAATATGAATCAGCTCTATACGGTGAAGTAAAAAAACCAGGATTAGGGCCTTTGCATACTGAATTTGATGATAATGGAAATGCATATACATCAATGTTTGTATCTTCTGAAGTAGTTAAATGGAATATTAAAGATTTAAAAGTAATAGATAGGCAACCAACATTTTATTCTATCGGTCACTTATGTGTAGTTGGTGGCGACACAAAGAAACCAACTGGGAAATATTTAATTGCATATAATAAAATTACTAAAGATCGCTATTTACCTACTGGTCCTGAGTTATCACAAAGTGCTCAGCTATTTGATATCAGTGGCGAAAAAATGAAATTAATCTTAGATTTCCCTACAATTGGAGAGCCGCATTATGCACAAGCAGTTTTAGCAAGCGTTATAAAAGACAAGTCTGTTAAAATGTTTAAGATTGAAGAAAATGCTCACCCATACGTAGCTAAAGGAGAAAAGGAATCAAAGGTTGTTAGAGAAGGGAACAAAGTTCATGTGTATATGACAGCAATTCGTTCACATTTAACTCCTGATAATATTGAGGGAATTAGAATGGGTGACGAAGTGTATTTTCATGTAACTAATTTAGAGCAAGATTGGGACGTTCCTCATGGATTTGCAATAAAAGGAGCTGATAATGCAGAATTACTAATCATGCCAGGTGAAACGCAAACATTAAAATGGACTCCTACAAAAGTTGGTATTTCTCCAATGTACTGTACTGATTTCTGTAGTGCTTTACATCAAGAAATGACAGGATACGTTAGAGTGTCTCCAGCTGGAAGTAATGTTCCACTTAAATTTGGAACAGGTGTAACTAAACCAGAAGTAGCAGCTGCTTCTAAATAA